One genomic segment of Flexivirga aerilata includes these proteins:
- a CDS encoding threonine/serine ThrE exporter family protein: MAIDPTREVLLRIGGALLAGAAPVPDVEAQLIALGHRLGAAEPRVAATPTAVFVSVDATHDMALQTVHGSLRFEQMSRVQDVIDRLMRRRMRAAEALVALDDIEAMPSTRAPFLCDLAVVLIGIGICCILQPTWRDLGVTAVASLLVVGLVWLSRRITLVGTLLPLLASFGVGLLVLQADRLWHLDGTLRTMVSAIAVLLPGSVIVTGMSEIASGAAVAGTSRLVSGMVQLMLFAVGLFAAVSVSSDSLDVLTNVRAQELGPLAPYLGVALVGLGIVLNVAASRNAIPWIFAVLALTFAVQSTVQWLGGVTLGGLAGAIVASLGAALVHRFSGRPLRLVVFLPAFWLLVPGSLGLLSTAELAAGHDGLAAVSTAVSAVVAVAAGTLIGSAAGRALDRRLDPAPPELPEPVDVADVDRH, from the coding sequence ATGGCGATCGACCCGACCCGTGAGGTGTTGCTGCGGATCGGTGGCGCACTGCTCGCCGGGGCGGCCCCGGTGCCCGACGTCGAGGCGCAACTGATCGCGCTCGGCCACCGCCTCGGAGCTGCCGAACCGCGGGTGGCGGCGACCCCGACCGCCGTCTTCGTCAGCGTCGACGCCACGCACGACATGGCGCTGCAGACCGTGCACGGCTCGCTCCGCTTCGAGCAGATGTCGCGGGTGCAGGACGTCATCGACCGGTTGATGCGCCGCCGGATGCGCGCCGCGGAGGCGCTCGTCGCACTCGACGACATCGAGGCCATGCCGTCGACGCGGGCGCCCTTCCTCTGCGACCTGGCCGTGGTGCTGATCGGCATCGGCATCTGCTGCATCCTGCAGCCCACCTGGCGCGACCTCGGGGTCACCGCGGTGGCGTCGCTGCTCGTGGTCGGGCTGGTCTGGCTGAGCCGCCGGATCACCCTGGTCGGCACCCTGCTGCCACTCCTCGCATCCTTCGGGGTGGGCCTGCTCGTCCTGCAGGCCGACCGGCTGTGGCACCTCGACGGCACGTTGCGCACGATGGTGAGCGCGATCGCCGTGCTGCTGCCCGGGTCGGTCATCGTCACCGGTATGTCGGAGATCGCCTCCGGCGCAGCCGTCGCCGGCACCTCGCGACTCGTCTCCGGGATGGTGCAGCTGATGCTCTTCGCCGTCGGGCTGTTCGCCGCGGTGTCGGTGAGCAGCGACAGCCTGGACGTGCTGACCAACGTGCGCGCGCAGGAGCTGGGACCGCTTGCGCCATACCTCGGAGTTGCGTTGGTGGGCCTCGGGATCGTGCTTAACGTCGCCGCGTCGCGCAACGCGATCCCCTGGATCTTCGCGGTTCTCGCCCTCACCTTCGCCGTGCAGTCGACCGTGCAGTGGCTCGGCGGGGTGACCCTCGGCGGCCTCGCCGGCGCGATCGTCGCCTCGCTCGGGGCCGCGCTCGTGCACCGCTTCAGCGGCCGCCCCCTGCGCCTGGTCGTCTTCCTGCCCGCCTTCTGGCTGCTCGTGCCCGGCAGTCTCGGACTGCTCAGCACGGCCGAACTCGCCGCCGGTCACGACGGGCTGGCTGCCGTCTCGACCGCCGTCAGCGCGGTCGTGGCGGTCGCCGCCGGCACCCTCATCGGGAGTGCCGCGGGCCGTGCGCTCGACCGCCGACTCGACCCGGCGCCGCCGGAACTCCCCGAGCCGGTGGACGTCGCCGACGTCGACCGCCATTGA
- a CDS encoding SDR family NAD(P)-dependent oxidoreductase, translating to MTRRIIITGGGTGIGRAVAHRLLVEEPELILVGRRADVLQSAADELRAVDEQADVTTRSCDLTDAATVQQLADDLAGGPAIDVLVANAGGNYGVGADGDLTAIAHAWRADFDGNVLSAVLLTHALLPHFARPGGRIVAMSSIAALRGSGSYGAAKAAVNAWVLDLANSLASEGITANAVAPGFVPDTEFWAERLAADPDLAASRVGTIPMGRAGTPDEVAEAVAYLASPDAGWTTGQILQVNGGTLLGRG from the coding sequence ATGACGCGACGCATCATCATCACCGGCGGCGGCACCGGCATCGGTCGCGCCGTGGCCCACCGCCTCCTCGTCGAAGAACCCGAACTCATCCTCGTCGGCCGGCGCGCGGACGTCCTGCAGTCCGCCGCCGACGAGCTCCGCGCGGTCGACGAGCAGGCCGACGTCACGACACGCAGCTGCGACCTCACCGACGCGGCGACCGTGCAGCAACTCGCCGACGATCTCGCCGGCGGTCCCGCCATCGACGTGCTGGTGGCGAATGCCGGGGGCAACTACGGGGTAGGAGCGGACGGTGATCTCACTGCCATCGCCCATGCCTGGCGCGCCGACTTCGACGGCAACGTGCTGTCCGCGGTGCTGCTCACCCATGCCCTCCTGCCGCACTTCGCGCGGCCTGGCGGCCGGATCGTGGCGATGAGCTCGATCGCCGCCCTGCGCGGCTCAGGGTCCTACGGCGCGGCCAAGGCCGCGGTCAACGCGTGGGTGCTCGACCTGGCGAATTCGCTGGCCTCCGAAGGGATCACCGCCAACGCGGTCGCACCCGGATTCGTCCCGGATACCGAGTTCTGGGCCGAGCGACTCGCCGCCGACCCGGACCTCGCCGCGTCCAGGGTCGGGACCATCCCGATGGGCCGGGCCGGCACACCGGACGAGGTCGCGGAGGCCGTCGCCTACCTCGCGTCGCCGGACGCGGGCTGGACGACCGGGCAGATCCTGCAGGTCAACGGCGGCACCCTGCTCGGCCGTGGTTGA
- the iolC gene encoding 5-dehydro-2-deoxygluconokinase, protein MIEVLTIGRVGVDIYPREVGSRLEDVETFGKFLGGSATNVAVAAARLGKRAAVITRTGNDPFGRFVHRALRDFGVDDEWVVAVPDLPTPVTFCEIFPPDEFPLYFYRLPIAPDLCIEPAEIPADVVRAVPIYWSTLTGLSRQPSRDAHRHAWEVRRRTDHTVIDLDYRPMFWDDVSDARAAAGEALSHCTIAIGNRDECEVAVGERDPERAAAALLDRGVRIAVVKQGPRGVLVRTDRESEVIPAVSVDVVNGLGAGDAFGGAFCASLLDGLPVVDAVRRANAAGAMVAARLECSAAMPTSAELDAFVEDAGGRR, encoded by the coding sequence GTGATCGAGGTGCTCACCATCGGCAGGGTGGGGGTCGACATCTATCCACGCGAGGTCGGGTCGCGTCTGGAGGACGTCGAGACCTTCGGCAAGTTCCTGGGCGGCAGCGCCACCAATGTCGCGGTGGCCGCGGCCCGGCTCGGCAAGCGCGCCGCGGTGATCACCCGCACCGGGAATGATCCCTTCGGTCGATTCGTCCACCGCGCTCTCCGCGACTTCGGCGTCGACGACGAGTGGGTGGTCGCGGTGCCGGACCTGCCGACCCCCGTGACCTTCTGCGAGATCTTCCCGCCAGACGAATTCCCTTTGTACTTCTACCGATTGCCGATCGCGCCCGATCTGTGCATCGAGCCCGCGGAGATCCCCGCCGATGTGGTGCGTGCGGTCCCGATCTACTGGTCGACCCTCACCGGGTTGTCGCGGCAGCCCAGCCGGGACGCCCACCGGCACGCCTGGGAGGTGCGTCGGCGGACCGACCACACGGTGATCGACCTCGACTACCGGCCGATGTTCTGGGACGACGTCAGCGATGCGCGTGCGGCGGCGGGGGAGGCGCTCTCGCACTGCACGATCGCGATCGGCAACCGCGACGAGTGCGAGGTGGCAGTGGGGGAGCGAGATCCGGAGCGGGCGGCGGCCGCCCTGCTGGACAGAGGTGTGCGCATCGCCGTCGTGAAACAGGGGCCACGCGGTGTGCTCGTCCGCACCGATCGTGAATCCGAAGTGATACCAGCGGTTTCGGTCGACGTGGTCAATGGCCTCGGCGCAGGCGATGCCTTTGGCGGAGCGTTCTGCGCGAGTCTGCTCGACGGCCTCCCGGTCGTCGATGCGGTGCGTCGCGCGAATGCCGCCGGAGCCATGGTCGCTGCCCGCCTGGAGTGCAGCGCGGCGATGCCGACGAGCGCCGAGCTCGATGCTTTCGTCGAGGACGCGGGTGGACGACGATGA
- the iolD gene encoding 3D-(3,5/4)-trihydroxycyclohexane-1,2-dione acylhydrolase (decyclizing) encodes MATGDGTVRLTVAQAVVRFLAAQHTERDGVRRRLIPAMFGIFGHGNVAGIGQALHEAELRAGADGVNDMPYYLARNEQGAVHAATGFAKTAHRLQTLAVTTSIGPGATNMVTGAALATTNRLPVLLLPSDTFATRAVDPALQQLEDPRSPDISVNDAFRPVSRFWDRVSRPEQLVPSLLGAMRVLSDPAETGAVTVCLPQDVQAEAHDWPAGFFADRTWHVARQEPEPAAVERAVAAIRNARRPLVIAGGGTVYAEASEALREFATETGIPVADTQAGKGAVNWDHPSSVGGVGATGSGAANEIARRADLVIGVGTRYSDFTTASRTVFADPEVRFVNLNVLALDAAKHSAIALVADARAGLTALRTALDGYVIDEDYRTEIGQRSAQWQQVVDDCYHLDHEPLPAQTEVFGALNALLGPHDVLVNAAGSMPGDLQCLWRASTPEQYHLEYAYSCMGYEIPAAMGVRMAKGDEGQVVAVVGDGSYQMLPMELATIVAEQLKVIVVLLQNHGFASIGALSESVGSGRFGTRYRMRDRRTGRLDGEQVPFDLAANAASWGVEVLRCNGIEEFRANYEKAARLDGPVVLYIETDLYGPHPPSTAWWDVPVAEVSDVAGTQAARAAYEAAKSEQRDYL; translated from the coding sequence ATGGCAACCGGTGACGGGACGGTGCGGTTGACCGTCGCCCAGGCGGTTGTGCGCTTCCTCGCTGCGCAGCACACCGAGCGGGACGGCGTGCGCCGCAGGCTGATCCCCGCGATGTTCGGGATCTTCGGGCACGGCAACGTCGCCGGCATCGGGCAGGCGCTGCACGAGGCCGAACTGCGGGCGGGTGCCGATGGGGTCAACGACATGCCCTACTACCTGGCGCGCAACGAACAGGGTGCCGTGCACGCGGCCACGGGCTTCGCCAAGACCGCACATCGCCTCCAAACGCTCGCCGTCACCACGTCGATCGGGCCCGGCGCGACGAACATGGTCACCGGCGCCGCGCTGGCGACGACGAACCGTCTCCCGGTGCTGTTGCTCCCCTCCGACACGTTCGCGACCCGCGCCGTCGACCCAGCCCTGCAACAGCTGGAAGACCCTCGTAGCCCGGATATCTCGGTCAACGACGCCTTCCGGCCGGTCTCGCGCTTCTGGGACCGGGTCAGCCGGCCGGAGCAACTGGTGCCGAGCCTGCTCGGTGCGATGCGGGTGCTCTCCGATCCTGCCGAGACGGGCGCGGTCACGGTGTGTCTGCCGCAGGACGTGCAGGCGGAGGCGCACGACTGGCCGGCCGGGTTCTTCGCCGACCGGACCTGGCACGTGGCGCGGCAGGAGCCGGAGCCGGCGGCGGTCGAGCGCGCTGTGGCCGCTATCCGCAACGCCCGGCGACCCCTGGTGATTGCCGGCGGTGGCACGGTGTATGCCGAAGCATCCGAGGCGTTGCGCGAATTCGCCACGGAGACAGGCATTCCCGTGGCCGACACCCAGGCGGGTAAGGGTGCGGTCAACTGGGACCACCCCTCGTCCGTCGGGGGAGTGGGGGCGACCGGCAGCGGTGCGGCCAACGAGATCGCTCGCCGGGCGGATCTGGTGATCGGGGTCGGCACCCGCTACAGCGACTTCACCACCGCGAGCCGCACGGTCTTCGCCGACCCCGAGGTGCGGTTCGTCAACCTCAACGTACTGGCCCTCGACGCGGCCAAGCACTCCGCGATCGCCCTCGTCGCCGACGCGCGAGCGGGCCTGACCGCGCTGCGCACGGCGCTCGACGGCTACGTGATCGACGAGGACTATCGCACCGAGATCGGGCAGCGCAGCGCGCAATGGCAGCAAGTGGTCGACGACTGCTATCACCTCGATCACGAGCCGTTGCCGGCGCAGACCGAGGTGTTCGGTGCGCTCAACGCATTGCTCGGTCCGCACGATGTGCTGGTCAACGCCGCCGGCTCGATGCCGGGGGACCTGCAGTGCTTGTGGCGAGCGTCCACGCCGGAGCAGTATCACCTCGAATACGCCTACTCCTGCATGGGTTACGAGATCCCGGCGGCGATGGGCGTGCGCATGGCAAAGGGCGACGAGGGTCAGGTCGTGGCTGTCGTCGGCGACGGCTCCTACCAGATGCTGCCGATGGAACTCGCCACGATCGTCGCCGAGCAACTGAAGGTGATCGTCGTGCTGCTGCAGAACCACGGCTTCGCGTCGATCGGCGCGCTGAGCGAGTCCGTCGGGAGCGGACGGTTCGGCACGCGATACCGGATGAGGGATCGGCGGACCGGGCGTCTCGACGGCGAGCAGGTGCCGTTCGACCTGGCCGCCAACGCCGCGAGCTGGGGCGTGGAGGTGTTGCGGTGCAACGGGATCGAGGAGTTCCGGGCAAACTACGAGAAGGCCGCACGGCTCGACGGCCCGGTCGTGCTCTACATCGAGACCGATCTCTACGGGCCGCATCCGCCGAGCACCGCATGGTGGGACGTGCCGGTGGCCGAGGTGAGTGACGTGGCCGGCACGCAGGCGGCTCGCGCGGCCTACGAGGCTGCCAAGAGCGAGCAGCGGGACTACCTGTGA
- the iolB gene encoding 5-deoxy-glucuronate isomerase → MSLDAGGWFRPLGLSREDGYDVAIRPDGSAWKHTGLLVADLADGETRRIVSGADEYIVLPLSGGDVEVEADGRRETLAGRASVFHGVADCAYLPRGRSFLLRAVGDVRVALCAARAKADVPFAVVRGSEVPIELRGAGACSRQVHNFGTPDVMPGSSIIACEVITPSGNWSSYPPHKHDEHRPGEESELEEIYYFEARAASTAPPASDPMGYCCISGTDDRPIDVRVPVRNGDVLLVPHGWHGPAMAPPGYDLYYLNVMAGPDDERVWLIRDDPAHAWVRTTWKGESVDARLPFGREEGSGR, encoded by the coding sequence ATGAGCCTCGACGCAGGCGGGTGGTTCCGTCCGCTCGGCTTGTCCCGGGAGGACGGGTACGACGTGGCGATCCGGCCCGACGGAAGTGCCTGGAAACACACTGGATTGCTGGTCGCCGACCTGGCCGACGGCGAGACTCGAAGGATCGTGTCCGGCGCCGACGAATACATCGTGCTGCCGCTGTCCGGGGGCGACGTCGAGGTGGAGGCCGACGGCCGCCGCGAGACTCTCGCCGGCCGAGCGTCGGTCTTCCACGGCGTCGCGGACTGCGCCTACCTGCCGAGGGGGCGGTCCTTCCTCCTGCGCGCCGTCGGCGACGTCCGGGTCGCGCTCTGTGCCGCCCGCGCCAAGGCCGACGTGCCGTTCGCCGTCGTCCGGGGCAGCGAGGTGCCGATCGAGCTGCGCGGCGCCGGCGCGTGCTCGCGTCAGGTGCACAACTTCGGCACCCCCGACGTCATGCCGGGGAGTTCGATCATCGCCTGCGAGGTGATCACCCCGTCCGGCAATTGGAGCTCCTATCCGCCGCACAAGCACGACGAACACCGGCCCGGCGAGGAGTCGGAGCTGGAGGAGATCTACTACTTCGAGGCACGTGCCGCGTCGACTGCCCCGCCCGCGTCGGATCCGATGGGCTACTGCTGCATCTCGGGCACGGACGACCGGCCGATCGACGTGCGCGTCCCGGTCCGCAACGGCGACGTGCTGCTGGTGCCGCACGGCTGGCACGGCCCGGCCATGGCGCCGCCCGGTTACGACCTCTACTACCTCAACGTGATGGCCGGACCGGATGACGAACGGGTCTGGCTGATCCGCGACGATCCCGCGCACGCGTGGGTGCGCACCACGTGGAAGGGTGAATCCGTAGACGCACGACTGCCGTTCGGTCGTGAGGAGGGGAGCGGCCGATGA
- a CDS encoding Gfo/Idh/MocA family protein: MTVRVGMIGLGAMGRSHLTRLATQVPGVEITGVSDLDPEHAARVAAEFGAVPFADPRDLIAAREVDAVLVCSSGPAHAPAVITAIERGKPVFCEKPLAPSAGDCAEIMRAEQARGERLVTVGFMRRFDAAYRHLRDTVASGEFGAPLIVHSRHHNPRVPERYTREMSITDTGIHDIDIVRWLLGEEICSARVDRPRPTRHRCTQLQDPLVLVLTSASGVWVGVEIFVNNRHSYDVGCEVVAETGTMRLGDGPQGMDHNARFGPAFVAELRQWAGSVTRGVQDGPTAWDGYAAAAVCDAGVRALADGGATVPVELMERPALYR; encoded by the coding sequence ATGACGGTGCGCGTCGGCATGATCGGCCTGGGTGCGATGGGACGGTCACATCTGACCCGGCTGGCCACGCAGGTGCCGGGCGTGGAGATCACCGGGGTGAGCGACCTCGATCCGGAGCACGCTGCTCGGGTCGCCGCCGAGTTCGGCGCCGTCCCCTTCGCCGACCCGCGCGACCTGATCGCCGCGCGGGAGGTCGACGCCGTGCTGGTCTGCAGCTCCGGGCCGGCGCACGCCCCTGCCGTCATCACGGCGATCGAGAGGGGCAAGCCGGTCTTCTGCGAGAAGCCGCTGGCTCCCTCGGCGGGTGACTGCGCCGAGATCATGCGGGCCGAGCAGGCTCGCGGCGAACGGCTCGTGACGGTCGGCTTCATGCGCAGGTTCGATGCGGCATACCGGCACCTGCGGGACACCGTGGCGTCCGGCGAGTTCGGTGCGCCACTGATCGTGCACAGCCGGCACCACAACCCGCGGGTGCCCGAGCGCTACACCCGCGAGATGTCGATCACCGACACCGGCATCCACGACATCGACATCGTCCGGTGGCTGCTCGGCGAGGAGATCTGCTCGGCCCGCGTCGACCGCCCGCGCCCGACCCGTCACCGGTGCACGCAGCTGCAGGACCCGTTGGTGCTGGTCCTCACCAGCGCCTCGGGGGTGTGGGTCGGTGTCGAGATCTTCGTCAACAACCGGCACTCCTACGACGTCGGCTGCGAGGTAGTGGCCGAGACCGGCACGATGCGGCTCGGCGACGGGCCGCAGGGGATGGACCACAACGCGCGGTTCGGCCCGGCCTTCGTCGCCGAGCTGCGGCAGTGGGCGGGCTCTGTCACCCGCGGGGTGCAGGACGGCCCGACCGCCTGGGACGGGTATGCCGCGGCCGCGGTCTGCGACGCGGGCGTGCGGGCGCTGGCCGACGGCGGCGCGACGGTGCCGGTCGAGTTGATGGAGCGTCCCGCGCTCTACCGCTGA
- the uvrB gene encoding excinuclease ABC subunit UvrB → MRPTTDLQRRVAPFEVVSEYSPSGDQPTAIADLAERVKSGKQDTVLLGATGTGKSATTAWLIEQVQRPTLVMAPNKTLAAQLANEFRELLPNNAVEYFVSYYDYYQPEAYIPQTDTYIEKDSSINDEVERLRHSATNSLLTRRDVIVVASVSCIYGLGTPQEYVDRMQALKVGSRIDRDDLLRRFVQMQYTRNDLAFTRGTFRVRGDTVEIIPVYEELAIRIEFFGDEIERIYTLHPLTGEVVREEQEMYVFPASHYVAGPQRMERAISSIEAELEDRLKTLEKQNKLLEAQRLRMRTTYDIEMMRQVGSCSGIENYSRHIDGRGPGSAPNCLLDYFPEDFLLVIDESHQTVPQIGAMYEGDMSRKRQLVDHGFRLPSAMDNRPLRWEEFLERIGQTVYLSATPGDYELAKAGGEYVEQVIRPTGLVDPEIVLKPTKGQIDDLLHEINERTAKDERVLVTTLTKKMAEDLTDYLLEKGVRVRYLHSEVDTLRRVELLRELRLGEFDVLVGINLLREGLDLPEVSLVSILDADKEGFLRSARSLIQTIGRAARNVSGQVHMYADTITPSMQEAIDETGRRREKQLAYNKAAGVDPQPLRKKIADITDMLQREDADTEGLIGSGRVQSRGKSPKRGNGRGAAAADTDVATGGRVSGLPASDLSGLIQELTEQMHQAAADLHFELAARLRDELGDLKKELRQMTEATK, encoded by the coding sequence ATGCGCCCAACCACCGATCTGCAGCGCCGGGTTGCGCCGTTCGAAGTCGTCTCCGAATATTCCCCGAGCGGTGACCAGCCCACCGCCATCGCCGACCTCGCCGAGCGGGTCAAGTCCGGCAAACAGGACACCGTGCTGCTCGGCGCCACCGGCACCGGCAAGTCGGCGACCACCGCCTGGCTCATCGAGCAGGTGCAGCGCCCGACCCTGGTGATGGCGCCCAACAAGACCCTGGCGGCGCAGCTGGCCAACGAGTTCCGCGAGCTGCTGCCCAACAACGCGGTCGAGTACTTCGTCTCCTACTACGACTACTACCAGCCCGAGGCGTACATCCCGCAGACCGACACCTACATCGAGAAGGACTCGTCGATCAACGACGAGGTCGAGCGTCTGCGGCACAGCGCGACCAACTCGCTGCTCACCCGGCGCGACGTGATCGTGGTCGCGTCTGTGTCGTGCATCTATGGCCTCGGCACGCCCCAGGAGTACGTCGACCGGATGCAGGCGCTCAAGGTCGGATCGCGGATCGACCGCGACGACCTGCTGCGCAGGTTCGTGCAGATGCAATACACCCGCAACGACCTGGCCTTCACCCGCGGCACCTTCCGGGTGCGGGGCGACACCGTCGAGATCATCCCGGTCTACGAGGAGCTCGCGATCCGCATCGAGTTCTTCGGCGACGAGATCGAGCGCATCTACACCCTGCACCCGCTGACCGGCGAGGTGGTGCGCGAGGAGCAGGAGATGTATGTCTTCCCCGCCTCGCACTACGTCGCCGGGCCGCAGCGGATGGAGCGCGCGATCAGCTCGATCGAGGCCGAGCTGGAGGACCGCCTCAAGACGCTGGAGAAGCAGAACAAGCTGCTGGAGGCCCAGCGGCTGCGGATGCGCACGACCTACGACATCGAGATGATGCGCCAGGTCGGGTCCTGCTCCGGCATCGAGAACTACTCGCGGCACATCGACGGCCGCGGGCCGGGCAGTGCCCCCAACTGCCTGCTCGACTACTTCCCCGAGGACTTCCTGCTCGTCATCGACGAGTCGCACCAGACCGTCCCGCAGATCGGCGCGATGTACGAGGGCGACATGTCCCGCAAGCGGCAGCTGGTCGATCACGGCTTCCGCCTGCCGAGCGCGATGGACAACCGGCCGCTGCGCTGGGAGGAGTTCCTGGAGCGCATCGGCCAGACCGTCTATCTGTCGGCGACACCGGGCGACTACGAGCTCGCCAAGGCCGGCGGTGAGTATGTCGAGCAGGTCATCCGCCCGACCGGCCTCGTCGACCCGGAGATCGTGCTGAAGCCGACGAAGGGCCAGATCGACGACCTGCTGCACGAGATCAACGAGCGCACCGCGAAGGACGAGCGGGTCCTGGTGACCACGCTGACCAAGAAGATGGCCGAGGACCTGACCGACTACCTGTTGGAGAAGGGGGTCCGCGTCCGCTACCTGCACTCCGAGGTCGACACGCTGCGCCGTGTGGAGCTGCTGCGCGAGCTGCGACTCGGCGAGTTCGACGTGCTGGTCGGCATCAACCTGCTGCGCGAGGGTCTGGACCTGCCGGAGGTGTCGCTGGTCAGCATCCTCGACGCCGACAAGGAGGGCTTCCTGCGCTCGGCGCGGTCGCTCATCCAGACCATCGGCCGCGCAGCTCGCAACGTCAGCGGCCAGGTGCACATGTATGCCGACACGATCACCCCCTCCATGCAGGAGGCGATCGACGAGACCGGCCGGCGCCGGGAGAAGCAGCTCGCCTACAACAAGGCGGCCGGCGTCGACCCGCAGCCGTTGCGCAAGAAGATCGCCGACATCACCGACATGCTGCAGCGCGAGGACGCCGACACCGAGGGGCTGATCGGCAGCGGCCGGGTGCAGTCGCGCGGCAAGAGCCCCAAGCGCGGCAACGGCCGCGGCGCGGCGGCCGCGGACACCGACGTCGCGACCGGGGGCCGGGTGTCCGGACTGCCCGCGTCCGACCTGTCCGGGCTGATCCAGGAGCTGACCGAGCAGATGCACCAGGCGGCGGCCGACCTGCACTTCGAGCTCGCGGCTCGGCTGCGCGACGAGCTCGGCGACCTCAAGAAGGAGCTGCGGCAGATGACCGAGGCGACCAAGTAG
- a CDS encoding TIM barrel protein: MIEQLTIGVCPDQWGVWFADDPRQIPWQTALDEMAEAGFSVLETGPFGYFPTDPARLGAELDARGMRVVAGTGWGVLHKAEAWPDTERTFRAIAETHAALGAEFVVHLPPMFRDEHTGEFIDERTLSAHAWELYVDNANRLGRIMKEDYGLQLVLHPHGDSHIETREDIDRVFGATDPSYVGFCLDTGHIVYGGGDNLDLIRSYPDRISYVHIKAMDPAVVRRAHDEDWSFAKAVAHHASVAPPAGEPDLPSVIDALGALDKPLYCICEQDMYPCDSAYPLPNAIRTRRYLAAHGLGDPANPQAREQE, translated from the coding sequence ATGATCGAGCAGCTCACGATCGGCGTCTGCCCGGACCAATGGGGCGTGTGGTTTGCCGACGACCCCCGGCAGATCCCGTGGCAGACGGCCCTCGATGAGATGGCCGAGGCCGGCTTCTCGGTGCTCGAGACCGGGCCCTTCGGCTACTTCCCGACCGATCCCGCACGACTCGGAGCGGAGCTGGACGCTCGCGGCATGCGAGTCGTCGCCGGCACCGGGTGGGGTGTGCTGCACAAGGCGGAGGCCTGGCCGGACACCGAGCGCACCTTTCGGGCCATCGCCGAGACCCACGCCGCTCTCGGTGCGGAGTTCGTCGTGCACCTTCCGCCGATGTTCCGCGACGAGCACACCGGCGAATTCATCGACGAGAGAACCCTTTCCGCCCATGCGTGGGAGCTCTACGTCGACAACGCCAACCGCCTCGGGCGGATCATGAAGGAGGACTACGGTCTGCAGCTGGTGCTGCACCCCCACGGTGACTCGCACATCGAGACCCGGGAGGACATCGATCGCGTCTTCGGAGCGACCGACCCGTCATACGTCGGCTTCTGCCTCGACACCGGTCACATCGTGTATGGCGGGGGCGACAACCTCGACCTGATCCGCAGCTATCCCGACCGCATCTCCTACGTGCACATCAAGGCGATGGATCCGGCCGTCGTGCGCCGAGCGCACGACGAGGACTGGAGTTTCGCGAAGGCCGTCGCCCACCACGCGTCGGTCGCACCACCCGCGGGCGAGCCCGACCTGCCCTCGGTCATCGACGCGCTGGGTGCGCTCGACAAGCCGCTCTACTGCATCTGCGAGCAGGACATGTATCCGTGCGATTCGGCATACCCGCTGCCCAACGCGATCCGCACCCGCCGCTATCTCGCAGCGCACGGGCTCGGGGATCCCGCGAATCCGCAAGCGCGAGAGCAGGAATGA